In the Perca flavescens isolate YP-PL-M2 chromosome 20, PFLA_1.0, whole genome shotgun sequence genome, one interval contains:
- the ktn1 gene encoding kinectin isoform X1, translating to MAVDIYDSQYLLILAPSLVIALMFLFFWLFMKETSYDEVLARQKRDLKLPPSKPDTRKKNEKKKSKKKESVSGGGGESEEELRDFDVADGANSSTLEVEEEPALVATPDPAPPTTIPYVPVLVSPEAPAGLRERKKKEKKAAKAAAAAAAAAAAAATTPSSEEPEVNGSKPVNRKTEPFLAAGKQFSPPTPQLEVQVQVQAAQAPVQAPTPPQISGKKKEKKKQKAEPVTVDDQQPEVKAEQAPAPVKKEAPIVAETKVLDGATPSATSGRKKNSAKRQKTEHVDEAHVLADSAASANHQAGHNDDVHSKGSGKKQKNETDKENTEVKLKELLSGLSSLALSEAEAVSVIALLGEKSPNALDAWHKSAARPDPAAQERERLLTTLQEEASIAKDKVKQLSQELQVEKQKTGRVEAMMREQRGAMEKELGSMQGKAQGSYQELQTMQIKFQQVREQLESQITRLQQENGILRDAVSSATNQMESKNSAELNKLRSEYAGLMKELADNNSKLQQEEHQRKSLEVNYKQNVSQLEAQLQDAQRRWEEVQKFLHSVNAEREKLQASKQELHSQLLAVETEMNNKSKEIQTLHSSLTEAMVSKELLEQRVMELMEMSQHSMPDDSMQARVQDLMNENKGLQVHSETLQVQNETLHAQISSQVTHVSHIEELQKLLADKELQRKSLEDSLNAERSSGASRETNMQALHNENMSLKVEIQNLQAQISDQTASKLALDQFEKSVREKEDNMKTVEDLLEKGLIEVANKEEELKAIRKENEALKQEIETLQRKTAEQASSESIVEELHSKIQEKDVKLKSLEESLQTAQDSSSTREKTIEVLEQQLAALQVEVEQLRQKETSEELTKFGTQIQELQAQLAAKDHEIQMLQAELEARTKELSEKVEQIHQQQSHTAVPSPELLTALSEKEKQVSDLQGELAELRESLELHRKKNNELREKNWSAMEALSATEAMLQGKLSKAVKENQTALAMCQAECRDVLHRLLPHVPLPNEQNHQEWLHRFEGAVAESSAAQSTPASGDPKGLAEKLKEAEEAQRILQKDCETYKKVLAETEGILQRLQNSVEQEESRWRVKLELSQGELREMSLKVTALEQDVERLTDGAELENLRRGKEHLESELERAERESATYVTEVRELKDLLTELQTRLDGSYTEAIRQNEELNLLKTQLTETLSKLETEENERQKVAGDLYTAQQSLDLIQGELSKVTDNSDDLIENSSLSSQREEIDRKEKMTAGLNQTVRELQQLLQGVSRQLAKRKEGEADKDLPKV from the exons ATGGCGGTGGATATCTACGACTCGCAGTACCTGCTCATCCTGGCCCCTTCCCTAGTCATCGCCCTCATGTTCCTCTTCTTCTGGCTCTTCATGAAGGAAACCTCCTACGATGAGGTGCTGGCCAGGCAGAAACGCGACCTCAAGCTACCACCATCTAAGCCTGACACCCGtaagaagaatgaaaaaaagaagagcaagAAGAAGGAGAGTGTCAGCGGAGGTGGAGGGGAGTCAGAAGAGGAGCTTCGGGATTTTGATGTGGCTGATGGTGCCAACAGCTCCACTTTGGAGGTAGAAGAGGAACCTGCACTAGTGGCTACTCCAGATCCTGCTCCTCCAACAACTATTCCCTATGTGCCTGTTTTGGTGTCACCTGAGGCTCCTGCTGGtctgagggagagaaagaagaaggagaaaaaggCTGCCAAGGCCGCcgcagctgctgctgccgcagctgctgctgccgctACTACTCCTTCTTCTGAGGAGCCAGAAGTAAACGGCTCAAAGCCGGTCAACCGCAAGACAGAGCCATTCCTGGCTGCAGGAAAACAGTTCAGCCCTCCAACTCCCCAGCTTGAGGTTCAGGTACAGGTCCAAGCCGCTCAGGCTCCTGTTCAGGCTCCGACGCCTCCACAGATTtctggaaagaaaaaggagaagaagaaacaaaaagCAGAGCCAG TTACAGTGGATGACCAGCAGCCAGAGGTTAAGGCTGAGCAGGCTCCAGCTCCAGTCAAGAAGGAAGCTCCCATTGTGGCGGAAACCAAAGTTCTGGACGGTGCAACCCCAAGTGCTACCAGTGGCAGGAAGAAGAACTCTGCCAAGAGGCAGAAGACTGAGCATG TAGATGAAGCCCATGTGCTGGCTGACTCAGCAGCTTCTGCGAACCACCAGGCAGGCCATAACGATGATGTACATTCCAAAGGGAGTGGCAAGAAACAGAAGAATGAGACTGACAAAG AGAACACGGAGGTGAAGCTGAAGGAGCTGCTGTCGGGTCTGtccagcctggctctgtccgagGCCGAGGCTGTCAGTGTGATAGCTCTCCTCGGGGAGAAGAGCCCTAATGCTTTGGATGCTTGGCACAAA TCTGCGGCTAGGCCTGACCCAGCTGCACAGGAACGAGAGAGACTTCTTACAACTCTGCAGGAGGAGGCTTCCATTGCCAAGGACAAAGTGAAACAGCTTAGTCAG GAACTTCAAGTTGAGAAGCAAAAGACAGGCCGGGTGGAGGCCATGATGAGAGAGCAACGTGGAGCCATGGAGAAAGAACTGGGTAGCATGCAGGGCAAAGCACAAGGCAGCTACCAGGAGCTCCAGACCATGCAGATAAAG TTTCAGCAGGTAAGGGAGCAGCTGGAAAGCCAGATCACTCGACTGCAGCAGGAGAACGGCATCCTGAGGGACGCAGTCAGCTCTGCCACCAACCAGATGGAGAGCAA GAATTCTGCAGAGCTGAACAAGCTGCGTTCTGAGTATGCCGGCCTGATGAAAGAGCTGGCGGACAACAACAGCAAGCTGCAGCAGGAGGAGCACCAGAGGAAGTCACTAGAGGTCAACTATAAGCAGAACGTGTCCCAGCTGGAG GCCCAACTGCAGGATGCTCAGCGACGTTGGGAGGAAGTGCAGAAGTTCCTCCACAGTGTTaatgctgagagagagaaacttcAGGCCTCAAAGCAAG AGCTTCACAGCCAGCTGTTGGCAGTGGAGACCGAGATGAACAACAAGAGCAAGGAGATCCAGACCCTACACAGCAGCCTGACTGAAGCAATGGTTTCCAAGGAGCTGCTGGAGCAGAGAGTGATGGAGCTTATGGAGATGTCCCAGCACAGTATGCCTGATGACTCAATGCAAGCCCGGGTTCAG GACCTTATGAATGAAAACAAAGGTCTTCAGGTCCATAGCGAGACCCTGCAAGTCCAGAATGAGACCCTGCATGCCCAGATCTCATCACAG GTCACCCATGTCTCTCACATTGAGGAGCTACAGAAGCT ATTGGCTGATAAGGAGTTGCAGAGAAAGAGCCTGGAGGATTCTTTAAATGCGGAGAGAAGCAGTGGGGCCAGTAGGGAAACTAACATGCAG GCCTTGCACAATGAGAACATGTCACTGAAGGTAGAGATTCAGAATCTGCAGGCACAGATTTCTGATCAG ACTGCCTCCAAACTGGCTTTGGACCAGTTCgaaaaaag TGTCCGGGAGAAGGAGGACAACATGAAAACCGTAGAGGACCTTCTGGAGAAGGGCCTGATTGAGGTGGCCAACAAGGAGGAAGAGCTCAAg GCTATAAGAAAAGAAAACGAGGCACTAAAACAAGAAATAGAGACCCTTCAGAGAAAGACAGCAGAACAG GCATCATCAGAGTCGATAGTGGAAGAACTTCACAGCAA GATCCAAGAGAAAGATGTGAAGTTAAAATCATTGGAGGAGAGTCTACAGACGGCACAAGACAGCAGCTCTACCAGAGAGAAGACCATTGAG GTTCTGGAGCAGCAGTTGGCTGCCCTGCAGGTAGAGGTAGAGCAGCTGAGACAGAAGGAGACATCAGAAGAGCTGACCAAATTTGGTACCCAGATCCAAGAACTCCAGGCTCA GCTAGCAGCAAAGGACCATGAGATCCAGATGCTGCAGGCTGAGCTGGAGGCAAGGACTAAGGAGCTGAGTGAGAAGGTGGAGCAGATACACCAACAG CAGTCTCACACAGCAGTGCCAAGCCCAGAGCTTCTTACAGC GTTGTCAGAGAAGGAGAAGCAGGTCTCAGATCTCCAGGGTGAGCTGGCTGAGCTGAGGGAATCCCTGGAGCTTCATAGGAAGAAGAACAAC GAGCTTCGGGAGAAAAACTGGAGTGCAATGGAAGCTCTGTCAGCTACCGAGGCCATGCTTCAAGGGAAACTCAGCAAAGCTGTCAAG GAGAACCAGACAGCACTGGCAATGTGTCAGGCTGAGTGTCGAGATGTTCTGCACAGACTTCTGCCCCATGTGCCTCTGCCCAATGAGCAG AACCATCAGGAGTGGCTCCACAGATTTGAGGGGGCAGTAGCTGAAAGCTCAGCTGCACAATCCACCCCTGCATCAGGGGACCCTAAG GGACTGGCCGAGAAGCTGAAAGAAGCCGAGGAAGCTCAAAGGATTCTACAGAAAGACTGTGAGACATACAAGAAGGTGTTGGCAGAGACG GAGGGCATCCTGCAGCGCCTCCAGAACAGCGTGGAGCAGGAGGAGTCTCGCTGGAGGGTGAAGCTGGAGCTATCGCAGGGAGAGCTCcgagag ATGAGCCTGAAAGTCACAGCTCTGGAGCAAGATGTTGAGAGACTAACTGATGGAGCAGAGTTGGAAAAT CTTAGAAGAGGAAAGGAGCACTTGGAGTCTGAGTTGGAGAGGGCGGAGCGTGAGAGTGCCACCTATGTAACAGAGGTCAGAGAG CTCAAAGATCTGTTGACTGAATTGCAGACCAGACTTGATGGCTCATATACAGAGGCTATCAGACAGAATGAGGAGCTGAATTTG CTGAAAACCCAGCTCACGGAGACTCTGTCCAAGCTGGAGACCGAAGAGAACGAGAGGCAAAAGGTGGCTGGTGACCTATATACG GCCCAGCAGTCTCTTGATCTGATCCAAGGGGAGCTCTCAAAAGTGACTGACAACAGTGATGACCTGATAGAGAATAGCAGTCTGTCGTCACAGAGA gaagagatTGACAGAAAGGAGAAAATGACTGCAGGACTGAACCAAACAGTCAGAGAACTGCAGCAGCTGCTACAAGGCGTCAGCCGGCAACTCGCCAAGAGAAAGGAAGGG GAGGCTGACAAAGATCTGCCCAAGGTATAG
- the ktn1 gene encoding kinectin isoform X5 produces MAVDIYDSQYLLILAPSLVIALMFLFFWLFMKETSYDEVLARQKRDLKLPPSKPDTRKKNEKKKSKKKESVSGGGGESEEELRDFDVADGANSSTLEVEEEPALVATPDPAPPTTIPYVPVLVSPEAPAGLRERKKKEKKAAKAAAAAAAAAAAAATTPSSEEPEVNGSKPVNRKTEPFLAAGKQFSPPTPQLEVQVQVQAAQAPVQAPTPPQISGKKKEKKKQKAEPVTVDDQQPEVKAEQAPAPVKKEAPIVAETKVLDGATPSATSGRKKNSAKRQKTEHVDEAHVLADSAASANHQAGHNDDVHSKGSGKKQKNETDKENTEVKLKELLSGLSSLALSEAEAVSVIALLGEKSPNALDAWHKSAARPDPAAQERERLLTTLQEEASIAKDKVKQLSQELQVEKQKTGRVEAMMREQRGAMEKELGSMQGKAQGSYQELQTMQIKFQQVREQLESQITRLQQENGILRDAVSSATNQMESKNSAELNKLRSEYAGLMKELADNNSKLQQEEHQRKSLEVNYKQNVSQLEAQLQDAQRRWEEVQKFLHSVNAEREKLQASKQELHSQLLAVETEMNNKSKEIQTLHSSLTEAMVSKELLEQRVMELMEMSQHSMPDDSMQARVQDLMNENKGLQVHSETLQVQNETLHAQISSQVTHVSHIEELQKLLADKELQRKSLEDSLNAERSSGASRETNMQALHNENMSLKVEIQNLQAQISDQTASKLALDQFEKSVREKEDNMKTVEDLLEKGLIEVANKEEELKAIRKENEALKQEIETLQRKTAEQASSESIVEELHSKIQEKDVKLKSLEESLQTAQDSSSTREKTIEVLEQQLAALQVEVEQLRQKETSEELTKFGTQIQELQAQLAAKDHEIQMLQAELEARTKELSEKVEQIHQQQSHTAVPSPELLTALSEKEKQVSDLQGELAELRESLELHRKKNNELREKNWSAMEALSATEAMLQGKLSKAVKENQTALAMCQAECRDVLHRLLPHVPLPNEQNHQEWLHRFEGAVAESSAAQSTPASGDPKGLAEKLKEAEEAQRILQKDCETYKKVLAETEGILQRLQNSVEQEESRWRVKLELSQGELREMSLKVTALEQDVERLTDGAELENLRRGKEHLESELERAERESATYVTEVRELKTQLTETLSKLETEENERQKVAGDLYTAQQSLDLIQGELSKVTDNSDDLIENSSLSSQREEIDRKEKMTAGLNQTVRELQQLLQGVSRQLAKRKEGEADKDLPKV; encoded by the exons ATGGCGGTGGATATCTACGACTCGCAGTACCTGCTCATCCTGGCCCCTTCCCTAGTCATCGCCCTCATGTTCCTCTTCTTCTGGCTCTTCATGAAGGAAACCTCCTACGATGAGGTGCTGGCCAGGCAGAAACGCGACCTCAAGCTACCACCATCTAAGCCTGACACCCGtaagaagaatgaaaaaaagaagagcaagAAGAAGGAGAGTGTCAGCGGAGGTGGAGGGGAGTCAGAAGAGGAGCTTCGGGATTTTGATGTGGCTGATGGTGCCAACAGCTCCACTTTGGAGGTAGAAGAGGAACCTGCACTAGTGGCTACTCCAGATCCTGCTCCTCCAACAACTATTCCCTATGTGCCTGTTTTGGTGTCACCTGAGGCTCCTGCTGGtctgagggagagaaagaagaaggagaaaaaggCTGCCAAGGCCGCcgcagctgctgctgccgcagctgctgctgccgctACTACTCCTTCTTCTGAGGAGCCAGAAGTAAACGGCTCAAAGCCGGTCAACCGCAAGACAGAGCCATTCCTGGCTGCAGGAAAACAGTTCAGCCCTCCAACTCCCCAGCTTGAGGTTCAGGTACAGGTCCAAGCCGCTCAGGCTCCTGTTCAGGCTCCGACGCCTCCACAGATTtctggaaagaaaaaggagaagaagaaacaaaaagCAGAGCCAG TTACAGTGGATGACCAGCAGCCAGAGGTTAAGGCTGAGCAGGCTCCAGCTCCAGTCAAGAAGGAAGCTCCCATTGTGGCGGAAACCAAAGTTCTGGACGGTGCAACCCCAAGTGCTACCAGTGGCAGGAAGAAGAACTCTGCCAAGAGGCAGAAGACTGAGCATG TAGATGAAGCCCATGTGCTGGCTGACTCAGCAGCTTCTGCGAACCACCAGGCAGGCCATAACGATGATGTACATTCCAAAGGGAGTGGCAAGAAACAGAAGAATGAGACTGACAAAG AGAACACGGAGGTGAAGCTGAAGGAGCTGCTGTCGGGTCTGtccagcctggctctgtccgagGCCGAGGCTGTCAGTGTGATAGCTCTCCTCGGGGAGAAGAGCCCTAATGCTTTGGATGCTTGGCACAAA TCTGCGGCTAGGCCTGACCCAGCTGCACAGGAACGAGAGAGACTTCTTACAACTCTGCAGGAGGAGGCTTCCATTGCCAAGGACAAAGTGAAACAGCTTAGTCAG GAACTTCAAGTTGAGAAGCAAAAGACAGGCCGGGTGGAGGCCATGATGAGAGAGCAACGTGGAGCCATGGAGAAAGAACTGGGTAGCATGCAGGGCAAAGCACAAGGCAGCTACCAGGAGCTCCAGACCATGCAGATAAAG TTTCAGCAGGTAAGGGAGCAGCTGGAAAGCCAGATCACTCGACTGCAGCAGGAGAACGGCATCCTGAGGGACGCAGTCAGCTCTGCCACCAACCAGATGGAGAGCAA GAATTCTGCAGAGCTGAACAAGCTGCGTTCTGAGTATGCCGGCCTGATGAAAGAGCTGGCGGACAACAACAGCAAGCTGCAGCAGGAGGAGCACCAGAGGAAGTCACTAGAGGTCAACTATAAGCAGAACGTGTCCCAGCTGGAG GCCCAACTGCAGGATGCTCAGCGACGTTGGGAGGAAGTGCAGAAGTTCCTCCACAGTGTTaatgctgagagagagaaacttcAGGCCTCAAAGCAAG AGCTTCACAGCCAGCTGTTGGCAGTGGAGACCGAGATGAACAACAAGAGCAAGGAGATCCAGACCCTACACAGCAGCCTGACTGAAGCAATGGTTTCCAAGGAGCTGCTGGAGCAGAGAGTGATGGAGCTTATGGAGATGTCCCAGCACAGTATGCCTGATGACTCAATGCAAGCCCGGGTTCAG GACCTTATGAATGAAAACAAAGGTCTTCAGGTCCATAGCGAGACCCTGCAAGTCCAGAATGAGACCCTGCATGCCCAGATCTCATCACAG GTCACCCATGTCTCTCACATTGAGGAGCTACAGAAGCT ATTGGCTGATAAGGAGTTGCAGAGAAAGAGCCTGGAGGATTCTTTAAATGCGGAGAGAAGCAGTGGGGCCAGTAGGGAAACTAACATGCAG GCCTTGCACAATGAGAACATGTCACTGAAGGTAGAGATTCAGAATCTGCAGGCACAGATTTCTGATCAG ACTGCCTCCAAACTGGCTTTGGACCAGTTCgaaaaaag TGTCCGGGAGAAGGAGGACAACATGAAAACCGTAGAGGACCTTCTGGAGAAGGGCCTGATTGAGGTGGCCAACAAGGAGGAAGAGCTCAAg GCTATAAGAAAAGAAAACGAGGCACTAAAACAAGAAATAGAGACCCTTCAGAGAAAGACAGCAGAACAG GCATCATCAGAGTCGATAGTGGAAGAACTTCACAGCAA GATCCAAGAGAAAGATGTGAAGTTAAAATCATTGGAGGAGAGTCTACAGACGGCACAAGACAGCAGCTCTACCAGAGAGAAGACCATTGAG GTTCTGGAGCAGCAGTTGGCTGCCCTGCAGGTAGAGGTAGAGCAGCTGAGACAGAAGGAGACATCAGAAGAGCTGACCAAATTTGGTACCCAGATCCAAGAACTCCAGGCTCA GCTAGCAGCAAAGGACCATGAGATCCAGATGCTGCAGGCTGAGCTGGAGGCAAGGACTAAGGAGCTGAGTGAGAAGGTGGAGCAGATACACCAACAG CAGTCTCACACAGCAGTGCCAAGCCCAGAGCTTCTTACAGC GTTGTCAGAGAAGGAGAAGCAGGTCTCAGATCTCCAGGGTGAGCTGGCTGAGCTGAGGGAATCCCTGGAGCTTCATAGGAAGAAGAACAAC GAGCTTCGGGAGAAAAACTGGAGTGCAATGGAAGCTCTGTCAGCTACCGAGGCCATGCTTCAAGGGAAACTCAGCAAAGCTGTCAAG GAGAACCAGACAGCACTGGCAATGTGTCAGGCTGAGTGTCGAGATGTTCTGCACAGACTTCTGCCCCATGTGCCTCTGCCCAATGAGCAG AACCATCAGGAGTGGCTCCACAGATTTGAGGGGGCAGTAGCTGAAAGCTCAGCTGCACAATCCACCCCTGCATCAGGGGACCCTAAG GGACTGGCCGAGAAGCTGAAAGAAGCCGAGGAAGCTCAAAGGATTCTACAGAAAGACTGTGAGACATACAAGAAGGTGTTGGCAGAGACG GAGGGCATCCTGCAGCGCCTCCAGAACAGCGTGGAGCAGGAGGAGTCTCGCTGGAGGGTGAAGCTGGAGCTATCGCAGGGAGAGCTCcgagag ATGAGCCTGAAAGTCACAGCTCTGGAGCAAGATGTTGAGAGACTAACTGATGGAGCAGAGTTGGAAAAT CTTAGAAGAGGAAAGGAGCACTTGGAGTCTGAGTTGGAGAGGGCGGAGCGTGAGAGTGCCACCTATGTAACAGAGGTCAGAGAG CTGAAAACCCAGCTCACGGAGACTCTGTCCAAGCTGGAGACCGAAGAGAACGAGAGGCAAAAGGTGGCTGGTGACCTATATACG GCCCAGCAGTCTCTTGATCTGATCCAAGGGGAGCTCTCAAAAGTGACTGACAACAGTGATGACCTGATAGAGAATAGCAGTCTGTCGTCACAGAGA gaagagatTGACAGAAAGGAGAAAATGACTGCAGGACTGAACCAAACAGTCAGAGAACTGCAGCAGCTGCTACAAGGCGTCAGCCGGCAACTCGCCAAGAGAAAGGAAGGG GAGGCTGACAAAGATCTGCCCAAGGTATAG